The stretch of DNA GGCTACAGCGCCTTCGAGGCCGAGGATGCCAAGAGCGCCTTGCCGTTGCTGGAGTCCGAGCGGCGCGTCGACCTGCTGGTGACCGACGTCGGCCTGCCGGGCATGAACGGCCGGCAACTGGCGGAGATCGCCCGCCAGCAGCGGCCGGAACTCAAGGTGCTGTTCATGACCGGTTACGCGGAAACAGCCGCCGAGCGCCAGGGCTTTCTCGACGCCGGCATGGACCTGATCGCCAAGCCGTTTTCCATCGAGGCGCTGGCCCAGAAGATTCGTCAGATGATCGGCCGGCAGGGCTGATTTCAGGCATAATCCGCCCCCGCCGTCCGCACCGTTCCAAGGTAATTGCCCCATGAAAGCCCAAGCCCGCCACATCCTGGTGAAAACCGCCGAAGAGGCCGAACAGCTCAAGCAGCGCATCGCCAAGGGCGAAGCCTTCGACGTGCTGGCGAAGAAGTACTCCACCTGCCCCTCCGGCAAACGCGGCGGCGACCTGGGTGAAGTACGGCCGGGGCAGATGGTCGGGGCCATCGACCAGGTGATCTTCAAAAAGCCCCTGCGCACCGTACACGGGCCGATCAAGAGCAAGTTCGGTTACCACCTGGTGCAAGTGTTCTACCGCGATTGAGGTCTCCACTCGTGACCGCTACGTCGTCGCGACTGCAACCCTGTAGCCGCTGCCGTAGGCTGCGATAAGACCCGCAGGGTCTTCCAGCGGTCTTCGGATCGTCACGGCCGTTCCGGCCGATCGCAGCCTTCGGCAGCG from Pseudomonas chlororaphis subsp. chlororaphis encodes:
- a CDS encoding peptidylprolyl isomerase; the protein is MKAQARHILVKTAEEAEQLKQRIAKGEAFDVLAKKYSTCPSGKRGGDLGEVRPGQMVGAIDQVIFKKPLRTVHGPIKSKFGYHLVQVFYRD